A segment of the Desulfovibrio intestinalis genome:
CTTGAAGCAGGGCAAACCGTCCTGGACCTTGGCAGTGGCGGTGGATTTGATGTTTTTCAGGCAGGAGAAAGGGTAACGGCGACAGGACACGTCATAGGCGTGGACATGACCCCGGAAATGCTCGCCAGGGCAAGAAACAATATTGCCTCCTACCTGCAGGTTACGGGGCTGGACAATGTGGAATTTCGCCTGGGCGAAATTGAGCATCTGCCTGTGGCCGACCACACGATAGACGTGGTTTTGTCCAACTGCGTCATCAATCTTTCGCCTGACAAACAGCAGGTCTGGAGCGAAATATTCCGGGTGCTGAAACCAGGAGGCAAGGCTGCGGTTTCTGACTTGGCCCTACTGCAACCCCTGCCGGAGAATATCCGGACTATGGCTTCTGCGCTGGTGGGTTGCGTGGCAGGGGCCATTCTTGTGGATGATGTCAGTCAGCTTCTAGAAACAACAGGGTTTACGCGCATCAAGCTCACCCCAAAACCTAGCTATATACAAAGTATGCAGGACTGGAACGACCCCCTTTACGCAGAAATCGCACAAAATTTGCCAGATAAAAAAGAGTTGGCCGATTATGTAGTGAGCCTGTCCATTGAGGCGTATAAAGAGTAAACTGAAGAGCAATGCGCGTTTACTGCGGAATTTTGGCCTCAGATAATGTATTGGCCTGCGGTTATTAAAGTCGCGGGCCACGCATTTCTCTTGACAGCTTTTTCAGTCCCCCGTACAGTGCTTTCACTGATTGGGTCCAGTATTTTTTTTTGCCAGAGACTTACGTGGGTAAGGCTTCCAGCGGAAAGTCTGCACCCATAACAACAAAATTGGAGTCTCAAATGGCTATTTCTATTTACGTCGGCAACCTGCCCTGGTCCGCTACCGAAGACAGCGTGCGCGATCTCTTTTCCGCTCACGGCGAAGCCCTTTCCGTTAAGCTTATTTCTGACCGCGAAACCGGCCGCGCCCGTGGCTTTGGCTTTGTGGAAATGAACGAAGACGACGCCCGCAACGCCATTGCCGCTCTGAACGGCGTGGAATTTGAAGGCCGCGCCCTGCGCGTGAATCAGGCCGAAGAAAAGCGTCCCGCGCCCCGCCGCTGGTAAGCTCTTCTGAATAGATGATTCAAGGCCGCAAGCAATTGCGGCCTTTTCTTTTGCCCTTTGCACACCAGCCTGACGCTATTGCGTGTCACCGTTGCAATGCACTATCGTTGTACAAGAGTGCAGCGCGGTACAACGCAACGTGGAACATTTCAATTTGCAATGCTCAGGTGGCTGCGTGAGCAGACGCCCGCCGTGGAGGCGTAAGCGCAGCTTCAGCCGTTGCGACGCAGGCTTTAAGCGTTGTGACGAAGGAAACTACGCCTAAAGACAGCATGTGTAGCAACCCTGTTTTTTCTATGCAATCGCTGTCGCCATCCGTAAGCCCTTGGGGCAACGGCTGCCGCGAAGCTACGGATGAAGACAACACCGCTATTTATTTGCGGGATTAAACGCCGCAACGAGCGTGTATTAAACTTTGAAAATACACATTTTCAAAGCTAACCTACTCTAGATTCTGCCGAAAGCAAAGCTGAGCGGTATACACGACGCCATACAGCGTGAAGCACGCCCGCGCAACGCCGGAACATTGAACCTTATTCAAAGGTAAAATGACCTTGCAACGTTAAGCACTTCACACATAATCAACGCAGCAGATAAAAAAGATCCCCTCATCAGTTGATGAGGGGATCTTTTTATACATCCAAAGGTCTTTGAAAACGGTAGCGCTACACCACGCCGTGTTCGCCGGGCCGTTCGTACTGTTCCTTTCTCTGCACAAGGCGCACATAGAAGTCCGTGTCGCCCAGAGCCAAAAGGATGGCGGAAGAAACGTAGATGGAAGACGCCGTGCCCACCACTACGCCAATAAGCATAGTGAGCGCGAAGTCATGAATAACGCCGCCGCCAAGGAAGTACAGGGCCAGCGTGGACAACAAGGTGGTGCCGCTGGTCAGGATGGTGCGCGAAAGAGTCTGGTTGACGCTCTTGTTGATAAGGTGCGCCATGTCCAGGTCAGGCGTGGCACGCAGATTTTCGCGCAGGCGGTCGTAAATAATGATGGTGTCGTTGAGCGAAAAGCCCACCAAGGTCATCAGGGCCGCCATAACGTTGAGGTCGATTTCGACATTCATCAGCGATAGCAGGCCCACTGTTATTGCAACGTCGTGTATAAGCCCCACGACGGCCCCTAGCGCAAAATTGAGTCGCAAGACAAAGCATACCGCCATGGTAATGCCCAGGGCCAGCAGCACAAGCCAGCCCATGCCCAACCCAGTGAGTCCGGCAACGTAAATGCCGCCCCAAAGAGCTGCGGCCATAATTGCGCCAGCCATCCAGCGCTGCTCAAAACGGCCAGAAATGTAGACCGCAATAAGCAGAATGGCGTAATAAAGCGCACTGAGGGCTTTATTGGTCAAATCCGCGCCCACCTTGGGGCCAACGATTTCAAGGCGCACAATCTCTGCGGTGTTGCCGGGAAATGTCGCCGTAAGGGCTTCCATAACCGTCGTGCGCAGATGTGTGGCATCGGCATTTTCAGCGCTGCTGAAGC
Coding sequences within it:
- the arsM gene encoding arsenite methyltransferase, which codes for MSQSKDVKANQQVKETVRSGYAAIALGQQKSCCSSQRSGQADPAKLAASLGYDATTLARLPEGANMGLSCGNPVALAALEAGQTVLDLGSGGGFDVFQAGERVTATGHVIGVDMTPEMLARARNNIASYLQVTGLDNVEFRLGEIEHLPVADHTIDVVLSNCVINLSPDKQQVWSEIFRVLKPGGKAAVSDLALLQPLPENIRTMASALVGCVAGAILVDDVSQLLETTGFTRIKLTPKPSYIQSMQDWNDPLYAEIAQNLPDKKELADYVVSLSIEAYKE
- the secF gene encoding protein translocase subunit SecF; amino-acid sequence: MSFTFIKHDTNIDFIGKRYWVYAVSVLLILIGIISAVWGNGLKMGIDFAGGVIVQVQFQEPVADEALKKGLDIPALPGISTQRFGEGGRDYLLRFSSAENADATHLRTTVMEALTATFPGNTAEIVRLEIVGPKVGADLTNKALSALYYAILLIAVYISGRFEQRWMAGAIMAAALWGGIYVAGLTGLGMGWLVLLALGITMAVCFVLRLNFALGAVVGLIHDVAITVGLLSLMNVEIDLNVMAALMTLVGFSLNDTIIIYDRLRENLRATPDLDMAHLINKSVNQTLSRTILTSGTTLLSTLALYFLGGGVIHDFALTMLIGVVVGTASSIYVSSAILLALGDTDFYVRLVQRKEQYERPGEHGVV
- a CDS encoding RNA recognition motif domain-containing protein produces the protein MAISIYVGNLPWSATEDSVRDLFSAHGEALSVKLISDRETGRARGFGFVEMNEDDARNAIAALNGVEFEGRALRVNQAEEKRPAPRRW